A single genomic interval of Roseomonas aeriglobus harbors:
- a CDS encoding DUF559 domain-containing protein, with product MSLPEVLLWRTLKTRPNGLKFRKQHPAGVYILDFYCPAAKLAIEVDGAHHGLKHQATKDAARDHWLASWNVRTLRIPATAILDDVAAVVAHIVAHASPDQPLHRPAAPGGPPPRDELGED from the coding sequence ATGAGCCTCCCCGAAGTCCTCCTCTGGCGCACTCTAAAGACCCGCCCGAACGGCCTTAAATTCCGCAAACAGCACCCGGCCGGCGTCTACATCCTCGACTTCTACTGCCCGGCCGCCAAGCTCGCGATTGAAGTCGATGGGGCGCACCACGGGCTCAAGCACCAAGCCACAAAGGACGCCGCCCGCGACCACTGGCTCGCCAGCTGGAACGTTCGCACCCTCCGCATTCCCGCCACAGCGATCCTTGACGACGTAGCCGCGGTGGTCGCACACATCGTGGCACACGCCTCGCCCGACCAGCCCCTCCACCGCCCGGCTGCGCCGGGCGGTCCCCCTCCCCGAGACGAGCTCGGGGAGGATTGA
- a CDS encoding acetyl/propionyl/methylcrotonyl-CoA carboxylase subunit alpha, producing the protein MIGSLLIANRGEIACRIIRTARALGVRTVAVYSDADANALHVREADEAVHIGPSPARESYLVGDTIIAAAQQTGAEAIHPGYGFLSENADFAQAVIDAGLVWVGPKPDSIRAMGLKDAAKARMIAAGVPVTPGYLGEDQAPERLQAEADAIGYPVLIKAVAGGGGKGMRRVESAADFADMLASCQREAASSFGDDRVLLEKYILSPRHIEVQVFGDSHGNVVHLFERDCSLQRRHQKVIEEAPAPGMSADTRDAICAAAVRAAQAVDYVGAGTIEFIADASEGLRADRIWFMEMNTRLQVEHPVTEEITGVDLVEWQLRVASGEPLPKRQEQLAIDGWAIEARLYAEDPAKGFLPSVGRLEAFDLGDAARIETGVEEGADVSPFYDPMIAKVITWGETRDDAREGLIDALDTAVVWPIRSNAGFLVKALEHPAFVTAELDTGLIAREGDALLPDALPSEDALAEAAGRIVGDAALSGFRLNGPANRTVRLLVDGEAVEVEAGSGGGDEIEDDGLLLTEAGQTWSVTPFRTGGVAAGGAADGAILSPMPGRITAVEVAAGQSVAKGQKLVTLEAMKMEHGLVAPFDGTVAELDAEAGAQVAEGRMLVRIERTEAA; encoded by the coding sequence ATGATCGGTTCGCTCCTGATCGCCAACCGCGGCGAGATCGCCTGCCGCATCATCCGCACCGCTCGCGCACTCGGCGTGCGGACGGTCGCGGTCTATTCGGATGCCGACGCAAATGCGCTCCACGTCCGCGAAGCCGATGAGGCCGTCCATATCGGCCCGTCCCCGGCACGCGAAAGCTACCTCGTCGGCGACACGATCATCGCCGCCGCCCAACAGACCGGCGCGGAGGCGATCCACCCCGGTTACGGTTTCCTGAGCGAAAACGCCGACTTCGCCCAAGCCGTGATCGACGCCGGCCTGGTTTGGGTCGGCCCCAAGCCCGACAGCATCCGCGCGATGGGGCTGAAGGACGCGGCCAAGGCGCGCATGATCGCAGCCGGCGTGCCGGTGACGCCCGGCTATCTCGGCGAAGACCAGGCGCCCGAACGCCTGCAGGCCGAGGCCGATGCGATCGGCTATCCCGTGCTGATCAAGGCGGTCGCCGGCGGTGGCGGCAAGGGCATGCGCCGGGTCGAGAGCGCCGCCGACTTCGCCGACATGCTCGCCAGCTGCCAGCGCGAAGCCGCTTCGTCGTTCGGCGATGACAGGGTGCTTTTGGAGAAATACATCCTCTCCCCGCGCCATATCGAGGTGCAAGTCTTCGGCGACTCGCACGGAAACGTCGTCCATCTGTTCGAACGCGACTGCTCGCTCCAGCGCCGTCACCAGAAGGTGATCGAGGAAGCCCCCGCGCCGGGCATGTCGGCGGACACTCGCGACGCGATCTGCGCCGCCGCCGTGCGTGCGGCACAGGCGGTCGATTACGTCGGCGCCGGCACGATCGAGTTTATCGCCGACGCTTCCGAAGGCCTCCGCGCCGACCGCATCTGGTTCATGGAAATGAACACCCGCCTGCAGGTCGAACATCCGGTGACCGAGGAGATTACCGGCGTCGACCTGGTCGAGTGGCAGCTGCGCGTGGCGAGCGGCGAACCGCTGCCCAAGCGTCAGGAGCAGTTGGCCATCGACGGGTGGGCGATCGAAGCGCGGCTCTATGCCGAGGACCCCGCCAAGGGCTTCCTGCCGAGCGTCGGACGGCTCGAGGCGTTCGATCTGGGCGACGCCGCGCGGATCGAGACGGGCGTCGAGGAAGGCGCGGACGTGTCGCCCTTCTACGACCCGATGATCGCCAAGGTGATCACCTGGGGCGAAACCCGCGACGACGCGCGTGAGGGGCTGATCGACGCGCTCGATACTGCGGTCGTGTGGCCGATCCGTTCGAACGCAGGGTTCCTGGTCAAGGCGCTGGAGCATCCCGCCTTCGTCACCGCCGAACTCGACACCGGCTTGATCGCCCGCGAAGGCGACGCGCTCCTGCCCGATGCGCTGCCGAGCGAGGACGCGTTGGCCGAAGCCGCCGGGCGCATCGTCGGTGACGCTGCGCTGTCGGGCTTCCGCCTGAATGGCCCGGCCAACCGCACCGTCCGCCTGCTGGTCGATGGCGAAGCGGTCGAAGTCGAGGCAGGCAGCGGCGGCGGCGACGAGATCGAAGACGACGGCCTACTCCTGACCGAAGCCGGCCAGACCTGGTCCGTCACGCCGTTCCGTACCGGCGGTGTGGCCGCCGGCGGTGCGGCAGACGGCGCGATCCTGTCGCCGATGCCCGGCCGCATCACCGCGGTAGAGGTGGCGGCAGGCCAGTCGGTCGCGAAGGGGCAAAAGCTCGTCACCTTGGAAGCGATGAAGATGGAACACGGCCTGGTCGCGCCGTTCGACGGTACGGTCGCGGAACTGGATGCCGAGGCCGGGGCGCAGGTTGCCGAGGGACGCATGCTCGTGCGGATCGAGCGGACCGAGGCGGCGTGA
- a CDS encoding GNAT family N-acetyltransferase — protein sequence MTLAIRPATLADVPAIVALMADDHNGATREDPRLPLDPAYETAFHQVDTDPHQTLAVAERDGRIVGTLQVTLIPGLAFKGALRGQIESVRIASDLRGQGLGRQLIDWAVEHCRTAGCRFVQLTSQANRPDAHRFYERLGWEQSHLGFKLHFEDNH from the coding sequence ATGACCCTCGCCATCCGTCCCGCCACCCTTGCCGATGTCCCCGCGATCGTCGCCCTCATGGCCGATGACCACAACGGCGCGACCCGCGAGGACCCGCGCCTGCCTCTCGACCCGGCCTACGAGACCGCCTTTCACCAAGTGGACACCGACCCGCACCAGACGCTTGCCGTCGCCGAACGGGACGGTCGGATCGTTGGCACGCTTCAGGTCACGCTCATCCCCGGCCTGGCGTTCAAGGGCGCGCTACGCGGCCAGATTGAATCCGTCCGCATAGCTTCGGATCTGCGCGGCCAGGGGCTCGGCAGGCAGCTCATCGACTGGGCGGTCGAGCATTGCCGCACCGCCGGCTGCCGCTTCGTCCAGCTGACGTCGCAAGCGAACCGGCCCGACGCGCATCGCTTCTACGAACGGCTCGGCTGGGAGCAGAGCCACCTTGGCTTCAAACTGCATTTCGAGGACAATCACTGA
- a CDS encoding MaoC family dehydratase produces the protein MAGRHFDEWQVGDRIVHDLRRTVTETDNLLFSTMTHNPQPLHLDAEAAKASEFGRILVNGTFTFALMVGVSVGDTTLGTLVANLGYDKVVMPNPVFIGDTLRGETEVVELRPSKSRPGQGIVTFRHRMLNQRDDVVCECLRSALLKSRG, from the coding sequence ATGGCCGGACGCCACTTCGACGAATGGCAGGTCGGCGACCGCATCGTCCACGACCTGCGCCGCACGGTGACCGAGACGGACAACCTGCTGTTCTCGACGATGACGCACAATCCGCAGCCGCTGCACCTGGATGCCGAAGCCGCCAAGGCTTCCGAGTTCGGCCGCATCCTCGTGAACGGCACCTTCACTTTCGCCCTGATGGTCGGGGTTTCGGTCGGCGACACGACGCTTGGCACGCTCGTCGCGAACCTCGGCTACGACAAGGTCGTGATGCCGAACCCGGTGTTTATCGGCGACACGCTGCGCGGCGAAACCGAAGTCGTCGAGCTGCGCCCGTCGAAGTCGCGCCCCGGCCAGGGCATCGTCACCTTCCGCCACCGCATGCTCAACCAGCGCGACGACGTCGTGTGCGAATGCCTGCGCAGCGCGCTGCTCAAATCGCGTGGCTGA
- a CDS encoding FAD-dependent oxidoreductase, with product MAEYDVVIIGAGAAGVGAARRLAGSGRSVAIVEASARVGGRAWTLGVADMPLDLGCGWLHSAERNPWVGIAEDAGFAIDRSPTSWGEQYRNLGFSEADQNAAGEAYDAFDRTLRESPPPSDRAADALPAGGQWNGFIEALSGYINGAGLGTLSVEDYLAYDDAASEVNWRVPAGYGTLVSASLPPVPLHLSTPVERIDDGGTTLKLVTPRGDVRARSVIVTVATNVFAKGGLRLPATLDDHAHAAACLPLGVADKLFLAFDDADVPPDSHLLGNPKSACTGSYYLRPFGRPVVEVFLGGAGAMALEDVGLNGAADFAIDELAGLLGNDVRGKLRLIAGSAWARTDGFGGSYSHALPGHHAARATLATAWQDRLFFAGEACSPTDFSTAHGALATGIAAADAVLAQWNSISSSTGP from the coding sequence GTGGCTGAGTATGACGTCGTCATAATCGGGGCCGGTGCGGCCGGCGTCGGTGCCGCGCGACGACTGGCAGGCAGCGGGCGGTCGGTCGCGATCGTCGAGGCGAGCGCCCGTGTCGGCGGCCGGGCCTGGACGCTGGGCGTGGCTGATATGCCGCTCGATCTCGGCTGCGGCTGGCTGCATTCGGCCGAGCGCAATCCGTGGGTTGGCATAGCCGAAGATGCGGGCTTCGCGATCGATCGCAGCCCGACCAGCTGGGGTGAACAATACCGCAACCTCGGCTTCTCCGAAGCGGACCAGAATGCCGCGGGCGAAGCCTATGACGCGTTCGACCGCACGTTGCGTGAAAGCCCACCGCCCAGCGACCGCGCCGCCGACGCCCTGCCGGCCGGAGGCCAATGGAACGGCTTCATCGAAGCGTTGTCCGGCTACATCAACGGCGCTGGCCTCGGCACGCTCTCGGTCGAGGACTACCTCGCCTATGACGACGCCGCGAGCGAAGTGAACTGGCGCGTGCCTGCCGGCTACGGCACGCTCGTCTCTGCCAGCCTGCCGCCCGTTCCGCTCCACCTGTCAACGCCGGTCGAGCGAATCGATGACGGCGGTACGACGCTGAAGCTCGTGACGCCCCGCGGCGACGTCCGCGCCCGATCCGTCATCGTCACCGTCGCGACCAACGTCTTCGCGAAAGGCGGCCTCCGCCTGCCCGCCACGCTCGATGACCATGCCCATGCCGCCGCCTGCCTGCCGCTGGGCGTCGCCGACAAGCTGTTCCTCGCCTTCGACGACGCCGACGTGCCGCCCGACAGCCATCTGCTGGGCAATCCGAAGAGCGCGTGCACGGGCAGCTACTATCTGCGTCCCTTCGGCCGCCCGGTGGTCGAGGTCTTTCTCGGCGGCGCAGGCGCGATGGCGCTGGAGGATGTCGGCCTGAACGGCGCCGCCGACTTCGCGATCGACGAACTCGCAGGCCTGCTGGGCAATGACGTGCGCGGCAAGCTTCGCCTCATCGCCGGCTCGGCCTGGGCGCGCACCGACGGCTTCGGCGGCTCGTACAGCCATGCGCTCCCCGGTCATCACGCCGCCCGCGCGACGCTGGCGACAGCGTGGCAGGATCGGCTGTTCTTCGCCGGCGAGGCCTGCTCGCCGACCGACTTCTCCACCGCCCACGGGGCGCTGGCCACGGGTATCGCCGCGGCCGACGCTGTGCTCGCTCAGTGGAACTCCATCTCGTCGTCGACCGGCCCGTAG
- a CDS encoding NAD(P)/FAD-dependent oxidoreductase, with protein sequence MEGAVEQYDVIVIGAGLSGIGASWHLAAECPDLSHVILEARGDLGGTWDLFRYPGIRSDSDMHTLGFRFKPWRQAKAIADGGSILNYLRETAAEKGIAERIRYRHRVVAAEWSSVNAAWKLTVDRDGERAIFRCNFLYVCAGYYDYEAGHAPVFPGADRFGGRTVHPQFWPQDLDTAGKRVVVIGSGATAVTLVPELAKTAAHVTMLQRSPTYIVARPGKDAVANALRRVLPERTAYRLTRWKNVLLGQFFYRQMRKHPDAAKMRLVGWVRGRLGDAADVDRHFTPRYAPWDQRLCLVPDGDLFEAIKTGRASVVTDTIETFTEDGIRLTSGDTVPADIIVTATGLKLKMLGGIMLTVDGRIVDPAQALTYKGMMFSDVPNLAIAFGYTNASWTLKADLTSAYVCRLLNHMRTTGTRQATPRVGPRPVEREAFLDFTSGYVQRAKDILPQQGTRAPWRLDQNYLKDVRTLRYGPVDDEMEFH encoded by the coding sequence ATGGAGGGCGCGGTGGAGCAGTATGACGTGATCGTGATCGGTGCCGGCCTGTCCGGCATCGGCGCGAGTTGGCATCTGGCTGCCGAATGCCCGGACCTGAGCCACGTCATTCTTGAGGCGCGCGGCGATCTCGGCGGCACGTGGGACCTGTTCCGCTATCCCGGCATCCGCTCGGATTCGGACATGCATACCCTCGGCTTTCGCTTCAAACCGTGGCGGCAGGCGAAGGCGATCGCGGATGGCGGTTCGATCCTGAACTATCTGCGCGAGACGGCGGCGGAGAAGGGGATTGCCGAGCGCATCCGCTATCGCCACCGCGTCGTCGCGGCGGAGTGGTCGAGCGTGAACGCGGCGTGGAAATTGACGGTCGATCGCGATGGCGAGCGCGCGATCTTCCGGTGCAACTTCCTTTACGTCTGCGCGGGCTATTATGATTATGAAGCAGGCCACGCCCCCGTCTTCCCGGGTGCCGACCGGTTCGGCGGGCGGACCGTCCATCCGCAATTCTGGCCCCAAGACCTCGACACCGCGGGCAAGCGCGTCGTCGTGATCGGCAGCGGGGCGACCGCGGTGACTCTGGTGCCGGAACTGGCCAAGACCGCCGCGCACGTGACGATGCTCCAGCGCTCGCCGACCTATATCGTTGCGCGGCCGGGCAAGGATGCGGTTGCCAATGCGTTGCGGCGGGTGCTGCCCGAGCGCACGGCGTATCGGCTGACGCGGTGGAAGAATGTGCTGCTCGGTCAATTCTTCTACCGCCAGATGCGCAAACACCCGGATGCGGCGAAGATGCGATTGGTCGGTTGGGTCCGCGGCCGGCTGGGCGACGCCGCGGACGTCGATCGGCACTTTACCCCGCGCTACGCGCCGTGGGACCAACGGCTGTGCCTGGTGCCCGACGGCGACCTGTTCGAGGCGATCAAGACGGGACGGGCGAGCGTCGTCACCGACACGATCGAGACGTTTACCGAAGACGGTATCCGTCTGACGTCAGGCGACACGGTGCCCGCCGACATCATCGTCACCGCGACGGGGCTGAAGCTGAAGATGCTCGGCGGCATCATGCTGACGGTCGATGGGCGGATCGTCGATCCGGCGCAGGCGCTGACCTACAAGGGCATGATGTTCTCCGATGTGCCCAATCTCGCCATCGCGTTCGGTTATACCAATGCGTCGTGGACGCTGAAGGCGGACCTGACGAGCGCCTATGTCTGCCGCCTGCTCAACCACATGCGCACGACGGGCACGCGGCAGGCGACGCCGCGGGTGGGGCCGCGGCCGGTCGAGCGCGAGGCGTTCCTCGACTTCACCTCGGGCTATGTCCAGCGCGCGAAGGACATATTGCCGCAGCAGGGGACACGGGCGCCGTGGCGGCTCGACCAGAACTATCTGAAGGACGTGCGGACGCTGCGCTACGGGCCGGTCGACGACGAGATGGAGTTCCACTGA